The following nucleotide sequence is from Salvia miltiorrhiza cultivar Shanhuang (shh) chromosome 7, IMPLAD_Smil_shh, whole genome shotgun sequence.
GTATCCAATATCTTTTGTCCTTCCCAGAGCAATCCATCAGATTAATGGACTTAATAGCATCAACCTCATGAGGGAAGAAACCTTTTTGCAGTTGGGCGTCATTCCACACATTATCATCAGTAAAAAAATCAGTGCCTTTAATCTCATCAGAGAAATCCGATCTTTCCTTAAACCCACACGATTCAACACCAGGAATCCAGCTATGGTGAAACGCTGGAATACTAGTGCCATTACCCACCTTCCATTTGAGTCCTTTCCGAAGAAGTTCGCGACCCCAACAAAGAGATCTCCAAGTGAACGAAGTGTTTGTAGAGACAGAAACATCCATAATATCTCCGTGAAAATACCGATGCTTAAGGACTCGGGCTAGCAGCAAATTCGGTTGCTTTATGAGTCACCACATTTGCTTGGCTAATAAAGCCTGGTTAAACATGTCAAGCTTTCGAAAACCCAAACCTCCCTTAGCTTTAGGGATGCAAAGTTTATCCCAAGAAGCCCAATGCATGTGAGATTTGTTAGTTGTATCACCCCACCAAAATCTGCTACACGCCCTCTCAATATCGTCACAAATACCAGCAGGAATTTTGAAGCATGACATAGTGTAGGTGGGAATGGATTGAAAAACCGAACTGTATATCATTATTTAGGTGAAAACATAATACTATCTCCGTCTTGATAAAAATTATCCAATTCGAAAttatacgaattttaataaagtaattgaatatggttgtgagtgaaataagagCTGGTTCATCCATCGATTTTTAACTCATAACATTTTTTGTAAGTTTATCCCTAATTTTAACTCTCAAAATTATCGCCATTAAAACAAATCCTCAACATTaccttttatttacaaattttaCCATCGATGGATCCAATtcaacaaaattaatcaatttaagattataaaaaatatgaaactCTTATTTCACTTAAAACAAACCAGTCAATTTAAAATTACAGCAAAAATAAGATctttatttcactcacaacacatttaaccaattttttaaaattcgtatcattataaaataaataaaaaatggatAGACAAAAGAAGTATATGTATATTATTATGTTCAAAGTTTGAGTCCACTATGTCACGTATCGTAATTGACCTTAATTGACATCATAGTCTAACATAAATTTATGcgctaattttttattttttttgataaatttagtACCGTAGTACGGTttaatacatatattaaatCATACTGGACTTattaatacatatattaatacCCCTTAATTATTTCAaccttttaaatttataaatataaattgtcataataattttatatccacaacaataacaatatgaaCATTACAGAAgtaaacaacaacaacaacaataataataataataataataataataataataataataataataataataataataatagaataaaAATCGAAGAAAAGTTCGCGTAGACATGTTGATTGATGTTCGAATCCATTTTTAAAATGATCAATATTCGAATCATAGGCTAGGGATCAGCCATTCAAACCCGTTTAGAATGTGTACTCGTACTTATcccaaattcaatttaaaaatgattttaCTATTCAATCTTGTCTCAAACTTGTATAATGTACTCATTAATTATTCAAACCTATTTGAATGCATAAATATAAGCTGCATGCACACTAATCTATTATCCATCGTAATAACAACTCGACAAtacaaaataaacattattaataaatagatAACATGTAGGCATGattatggttttttttttttttttttttgagaacaaGACGTAAACTTCCATTAAAGAGAAATAGAGTTGTTTACATCATACGGAAAAGCCATAACAGAAGACATTGGCTTAGGATTACTAAACGCAAAAGCAGCAAGACGATCAGCATTTGAATTCCCTTCCCGAGGAGTCCAGCTAAAACAAGCACAGCGGAAAGACGCCTTAAGATCATGAATTTTCTGCAAAGTGTCTCCAAGATAAGAGAGATCAGTCTCCTTTTGAACCAGCAACCAGTACAGTTCTTGATTGTCCTTCTCGGCGATAATGTCCTCGACACCCCGTTCCCTGCATAGATTGAGCCCCTCCAGCATGGCGATAGCTTCCCCTTCAACCACTTTGAACACTCCCGTACAAACCCCAAATCTGCAACCAAGCACCGAGCCAGAAGCCTCCGTCAACACCGCTCCAATTCCGATAAACTGACCACCACCGAGAGCAGCATCACTCGAGATTTTGACTTGCCCTGTCCTGGTGCACTCGACTTTTAGAGCCCTCTTTTGTTTCGACTGGGAAGTGACTGAAGGTGACCACCTTGCTCTCTGGGCGATTTGAATACACTCCACGTGACTAAGTTCTTTTTGTTGGAAAAGATAGAGGTTTCTTGCAAACCAAGCAGCCCAAGCCAAGGTTGCAAAAGCCGCGTGGGTTTCTTGTTGGGGACACCTACGGATGCTTTCAAACCAATCCACAATGGAACAAAACTCGTCCTGTATAACAGGTTGAATTCTGAGCGGTGAAACAGCCCACAGAAACTCCGTCCAGTTACAGTCACGAATCGCATGTTCCACCGTTTCCTCGCTCGCTCCACATCTCCTACACATGGGATCAACATCAATGGCCCGACTTCTCAGCGCAGTTGCCACCGGTAGAGCGTTGGCAACACAGCGCCACATAAACAGTTTAACCTTTGGTAAAACCTCCAAGCTCCAAATCCATTTCCATAACCCACTCAAGGAAGTCGACGACGAGGCTTCATTAATATTTTCCAGCTCCTTCGCAAGGCGGTAGCCGGATCAAACAGTGTACGTATTAAACTTACCCAACGGCCAGAACGGCTTATCCGGTTGATTGAGATTACCACGAATCTGTGCCACCACCTTCCATCGGTCAGTTACATCCAAAATCTCTTCTAATTTTCGATCATCCCAGCTATCGGCATCATCCTGGAACAAATCTTTGACCTTGATATTAATACTCTCCTCCCTGACCTTGGCCTTGCCAAACAAACCATTACCCCTAGGAATCCAAGAATCCATACCAAGCCGAATTCGCTCGCCATTCCCCACTCTCCAAGCCACTCCCGACAACAGTAGATCTCTACCAACTAGTATGCTTTTCCATGTAAAAGATGGGTTATGAGCATTACTAGCTAAAAGAATATCCGTCCGTGGAAAGTATCTCGCCTTGAGAGAACGGGCAAGTAAAGAGTTATCATGAGTAAGAAGGCGCCAAGCTTGTTTAGCAAGCATCGCTTGGTTAAAAAGACTAATGTCTCGGAAACCAAGACCACCTTCATTCTTTGCCGAACACAACTTCTTCCAACTCTTCCAGTGAATGCGTCGCTCATCCGATTTTTGCCCCCAAAAAAAGCTTGCTGCCACGCTATTCAATCTTTGACAAATTTGGTCCGGGATTGCAAAACAACTCATGATATAAGTTGGTATGGATTGGAGAACCGATTTAATGAGGACCATCTTCCCCGCACCCGAAAGAAAACGCCTTTTCCaatcttttgattttttccgCGTTCTATCCACCAACATTTGGAAAATTTCGTTCTTTGATTTTCCCACAGAGCTCGGAATTCCTAAGTAAGTCGACCTCTGCCCGCTTCGATTGACACCCAACTGGTT
It contains:
- the LOC130993832 gene encoding uncharacterized protein LOC130993832; amino-acid sequence: MWRCVANALPVATALRSRAIDVDPMCRRCGASEETVEHAIRDCNWTEFLWAVSPLRIQPVIQDEFCSIVDWFESIRRCPQQETHAAFATLAWAAWFARNLYLFQQKELSHVECIQIAQRARWSPSVTSQSKQKRALKVECTRTGQVKISSDAALGGGQFIGIGAVLTEASGSVLGCRFGVCTGVFKVVEGEAIAMLEGLNLCRERGVEDIIAEKDNQELYWLLVQKETDLSYLGDTLQKIHDLKASFRCACFSWTPREGNSNADRLAAFAFSNPKPMSSVMAFPYDVNNSISL